The DNA window gaggtgaGGGATCTCTCAGGTCctatgtcaggtctttgctgtgttttttaaagcacatttctttcagatactgtttatcTTCAGTAGATAGCCTTTCAGTTCTGCCAATAGTTCTTTTGTCTTCCATCAagtttcctcaaattttttaaggacacactgcacaccattgACAGCTATCTCAGGATTTTGGTCAATAGCTCATCAGGAATCACATTGTTGGTGAAAAAAGTATTTTGTGCCTGCCAAACTGTCAGTCAAACTATCATTTCttaaatagattcaactaaagaaatgggaatcagctgtttgtttttgtcacatgCTACTAGTGACAAAGTGCCGAAAGATATAATTTTAAACAGATTAATAGAAACACTTAGTACAAAGTTAGCATGCTAGCTAAAAGTTAGCCTGACAGTATGCTACTATACTAGCTGCTTTAAGCAAAAAAACATTGTATGAAGAGATGGTGCTTGAGTATACATGAACAAAATTCCAATAATTTCtttaatttctattttattttattaatttatctcTCTGAATAACCATAAGATAACTGCACAATATCTATTCGCCCCAAATGTAACATGTATGGTATCGGGGAATAAATATGGCTGCTTAAGCTTGTTGTAGCTGGGGTGCCTTCCAGAATAGGCTGTTGTGGTAGTAAACAGAAAGACAGCGGCCACAGCTTATCAAACGTCAATCTTTCTTCTGCTTGGCATAGCCAAAAGGTGAGAGACACATCAGTCAAGTCGCTCATATCGCTGAAGCAGATTTGATTTGTCAGGCAGTGTAACCTTGAGGCACGTTACACTGGCTCACATGGATCTCTGGCCTCTCACACACTATGATAACTGAGAAATTTGCATAGGACTATGGCACAAAAATGCACCGTCCTTCACTGGAGCTAGCTCATACCAACCCGTATCGCACACATACATATTGCATTCTGTTCCCTTTCCCAAAACAGAAATGTgcaattttttccctttcttttgaAACCAATTAAAAGGAAAATCAAAAATTCTGATTGGATTTTTGATCATTGTACGCCACTTTATTGAGCAAAAATGTGAGATAAAATCTGTTTATGAAAATCAATATACAACAGTTTTCAGTAGTGTGCCTGTCTAATGTAcacagtgatttttttaaattattcccTGCAGTGCAACAGTTAACATCAGTGGAAAGACCAAAGGGTGCTACATACACGCTAACTTGAACCAGCAACACCCAACAGGATGCTCTGTTCTGACTCCAGCATCACTCCACAAACAACAACCTCAGGTTAAGCAACTAAGTAGACAGCATCTCTGTGTGACTTCAACACGGGTTCAAAGGTCTTCTGACTCAGGGATGAGCGCATTCTCGACAGAAACATTAGGGAGGGGGACTGGACCACCCGTAGACACCCACCCCAGAGCAGCTCTGTTGAAGGAGGGTCGAATTACCGGGGTGTCCCCTTGGAGCTCCGGGAGCTCTGGGAGGATTTCTACCTGAAGGGTCTTGACAGGAGCAGGCCTGGGTGCTTTGCTGAAACCACCGAAAGGGGTTGCCACCCTGGAGATGACAAAGCCACGGTGTTAACAGCAGACAACATGTGCTAATGAGAGAAACTTGAAGTGACATTTGAAGTGACGCAATTAATTAAAGCCAAGCAAAGACATTGACCCGGGGACATTTCTAAGATACAGTTGCTGAGTGTGAGAAACACTGTGCAACGAATGAGGTGAAGGACAGTATTTTCTTTGCTCACTCACCACTTGCATTCATGCTATATTAAAGCAAGAATGTATAATTCAGAGAGAGTTAGACTTTTGAATGGATGCGATTTACATTCATAAATAGTAAAACACACCCTCAAcagttatatatttaaatgttttattgttataACTTCACTTTTAACTCCTAATTTCCATTTGTGTTTCCATTTGTTCACCTGTTTCAGGGATGTCAGACTTATTTTACATCGTGGGCCACATAAGGTCTGCTTTGATTCAAGTTCGTGCAAAGAAGTTTAACTGTGCATTTAATCTCAGGGCTATCTTTTACATGATTATTTTGATCTAGTATGAATGGTCATGGGTGAGGCctttatcagtaggaaaatcTGTAAAACATCATTTAAAACTCCAAAATATATGCCCTCTTTTACATTTGAAAGGATGATTCTGGCCCTCGGGCCTTATATTTGACACATCTGACCTATTTGGGAATTACCTGTTGAAGCTTTTGTACCCTGGCAGGTCTTGTTGAGGTGCCAGCTCTGGCATGCGGGTGATGAGAGTGTCAGCCAAGGCAGGGTCATTGATGATGGCCTGCTCCCAGGGTGAGTGGTAGGACTTTGGCACAGCTGTACTGTTGAACTTCTCCGGAGGGATGTCTTTCAAAGGACCTCCATACCCTGGATAAATTATACAACACTGGCAGTGAAGGCATGTGgggcttttctgtttttctatgtCAAATAAAGACCAGGTGTTGGCTTTTTCCACACGGTTCGCAAACCAGAACTTTGTGAGAGTCAGTTCAAAAGACTTCTTCAACAGCCACCAGCGAACGTACTGTCCAAAGAAAGCAGATCCTTCACTTTCATCGCAGATCTGAAGAAAACTTGAGTTCAGAAGTGAAAAAATGTTTCCCCTTTCCACCGTCTGTAACTGTTAAACTTTTAACTGATTTTGGTTTGTCTTTTAGTTTGACTGCATGTAAATACAAAAGAACAAAGAGATCAGGTCATTTCAGACTAAAGGaaagtgacatttaaaaaaaaaaatcttcatctgtattttgttacaaatgtgTACCTAATTTAACAGCAGTCTAAGTGTCCTGTCTTTCTTCTTTAGctcctttttttctcattaaagTTCACAGCCAAACAGAATAAAGGCACAGCTTCCCcgtgtttgtgcgtgtgggTGTGTGGATGCATGCCTGCATGTATGTCTCCCCACATACACTGTGTGTGTTGATGGGAGAGTCCAATCGAAAGTACTATCCTTCAAACCCAGCGCTTCACTCAGGGGGGCTTGCAAGCTTGGCGTTACATAACACGGGCCGCTGTGTCACGTCCTAACCCCTCACAATGAACAATTCCCCCTTCCTGAGTTTATGTTTTGCCCTGAGGAGGAAGCaggagaaaccaaacagaccTGTGGGGAAGTTTACAGATTTTTTTGGTAGGGGGGGAATAATCTATGacaaaacactgtgtaaaaatgttTCTGAGGCCATGGGATATTATTCCTGTGGTTGGACGTTTGGCTAAGCTGATACTTTCGTGGGAAAGGATGATTACACCCCAGTTTCATGCAGGGATAAAAGAAGGAACTAAACCAAAaaggaaatgtgaaaaaaaaaaacagcagttgGCTTAATTAGTGTCCAAGTGGCCTGATAACTAAAGGCACGTTTGCTTATTCCTTTTTCCATTGTTGAaaaatggcacaaaaataactttttgtGAAGTTTCCGGTGTTTAACTGTTGAAATGGGCTTACTGTATATGACTATTGCCTGGCATGCACTCCTACAGTAAGTGGATGAGTGGGCTATTTTAAACATAATTCCCATTTGATACCTGATGCACTTTGGCCGGATTTCTGCTACAGTTGGACTGACTTCATTCACATACCCTGGGGTCTGTGTCCGGTCCACAAATAGCACCCCACCCTAGTGTCAACACGGTCATCCTTAAATCATGGTTTTGTGTCAGCTGAGCAAAATTAGGACATGAGGGAGGATGTGAGTGCACAGCTGATGGTATCAGCAGCACAAGAGCCAAACAGGAAACGGTTTCCGTGAGTAAAACTCAACGAATTTTAGAATGATGGTAAGAGCTGATTGCAATAAGGACGGCTGAATAAAAGGAGTAGACATGAGAGAAGGGAGTAGGATgaatatatagaaataaataaaggagtcAGGCTCAGAGAGGGAGAACAGAAATGTGTAATCATATTTAGCCCGAGGCCAGCAGATTCCAGGCAAAGAAGAAAATTGTTTTCCTGCACGATCAAAGCCTGCTTGAGTACAAACAACGAGAAACAGTTGAATCCATATCAAAACACGGCACATCTAGTACTTTGTGCAGAGCACATGTGCGCAGTCACTCTGCTGGGAGCTGTACTTAGCATTCATCATACAGCAAAAAGACCAAGGTTTAGTACAACACAATTAACGCAAACAGGTTAAATGGATAGGAACAGCTGAATATAAGTCAGTAGTATATCACTGCTGTATGATTTTGAGTCCTTGGAaagttttttcagtgcactgtaTCACACAGCTTTACCTACCCGGAGCAATGCGGGTGGGATCTGGCACCATTTCCATAGTTGTTGTGTCACATGTCACTTTCGGTGGCTGGTCAACACCTACGTTGTTCTGGCCGCTGTGGCTGTCAGTGGTATTCCCAGTCTCAGTTTGGAAGATGGCAATGCTCTACAAGAAAGATCAAAGAGGTCATTCGGGCCCACAAAAAAGGTTTGAAACCATTTATCAATCAGTTGATTCCTGACAATTCATATCAACGTTTCACACGATTTTTGGAACATTTTCGACAGCATTTGTTTGGTTACTTGGTAACAGGAGAAACAAGCAGCAAACATCTTGCCATCTTTGAGGTTAATATGACATAAAAATGGATAACCATGACATGCATATCAAAGTTTCCTCAGTTTAGAAGTCATAAATCTAAACAGTAAATCAGTTGTATCTTCATTGCAGCGATATCACATGATAAGCACATAACAGATCTTCAATTTTCCACGTTTTCCTTAAACAAAGGAGCTATCTGTTTGTCCAGTTGTCTGTCCATTTGCCCTCTACATTCGAAATACTATTCTCTGGACTGAGATGAAATGTACTGCAGCCCCAGCACCCGGCTTTTCATCCCCTCTGAAAGATATTTATGATGATTTACTCGAGGATTTCCTCAGGAAATGTTGACAACTTGAAACAAAATCCTTCTATTGCCCAGAGCAATAAACAAACCGAGATATCTAAGTCCTTCATACATCAAAGATGAGGGGAAAAACTTCTCTTGAGCATAATAGTTATTTTATCTGTGGACTTAAGGGGGGCATTGAAAAGTACACAAGGGAACCACACAACTAAATTAAAGAGGACATAACTACGGATCCTAATTAATTAGATATAACAGAGAGAAACCTGGCTTTACTTGATTTTGCTGTGCGCTGTGAGACATGAACTTCTTTGTGTGACCAGATCAGCGAATGGTACCgctgagaaaagaaaatgctaacttGGCGTGTTGCCCATCCATACACAAAGGAACATTAATAAAACCACTTATGACCAACTGCACGACTTGTGCTACAGATACACTGCCCTGTGTTTGTGGCACAAGCAATATAAACACTCGAAGTGCTTATACTTTGTCAGGATGTAAGGTGgaatgtttttcatgttttggtgAAAGAAGATGAATTAGGAAAGGGATAATCGGGCATGAAAAATATGCACGCTAGCAATGTGGACTTCTTACGGTACCCTCTTAATCTTTATCCCTACAAATGATCATAAATTTATGTGCATTTCAATGATTAGTTGTGCAGTTTAATGAGATTATCTGCTTATTTGCTGTCTTATCAGGAGTTAGGTGgttaaaagatttaaagattGCAACCTTGGGTGCTAAAGAATTGACCGTTAGAGATGCCAAGAACTGCCTCCACAAGTGACTGAATCCCCATAGACTCCAGTAAGTAAATGCTCAGCTTTAGACCAGAGATGAACATGTCTCCAACCTATTACAAAAGACAGCTTGGGTTTGTATCAAAAGTTTAAGTTCTGCATGATTAAAAGCAGTAACTGGTCAGCACCAGGCTGGTAGCCATCTTTAGACTTCATCTTGGTGGCTGAACTGGACCTCAACAGTGTGTTTGTGATCTTTATCCTTTCTGGGgccttttaattaaaatatctgACTCACATTATTGTTTAATGTGAGCTACAGTGGCCACATTAATGCTTTAAAGTATCCATTAACAGCTACGTATGGGATTTACATGCTGTTATGTTGCAGTGATCTTAAACTGGTACAGTTCAAACAAAGAAGAtatgaaatgtggattataaaGTTGTAGAGGACagatttttgggggggtttatTGTTGGGTTGGTTGTGTTGGTTAATTTGATTAGTTTGGTTGGTGTTTGGGTTAGTTGGGTTgattgattgtttgtttgtgttgcgtTGGGTTGATTAGCTTAGTTGGTTAGATTAGGGTGATTGGTTCGTCTGGTTAGTCagtttgtttgatttaattagtttttatctTTTGAGAGAGTCAAGGTAACTGGCTAGCAAATCTTCCTGATAAGGTAGCCTGCTACTGCCTGCAGCTTTAACTGTAGTTCCTACGCAAACATGAACAAGGACTCGATTTTGGGACCTATTGTTgaaaaagaagatttttttttccccaatatCTAAAGATTTCTTTAAGATAATAATTTAGACCACAGTTCTTCTTACATTCAGCTGTGTGTTGTTTTGGTTCTGGATGCTCTCAAAAGTGTATTTTTCTGATCGTCTCTGACGCATTTTGAAGAGACGGGAGCCCCGGTTGGAGGCGAAAGACAGCTCCTCCAGCATTATGTCCTTAGGCACACTCATCTTCTTTCCCAGATCCATTTCTATATCTGAAcagaaggaaacaaaacaagacactAAACAACTTGTGTTTATTCAGTGCTTGAATCAGACTTCTGACAAGACAAATGTATTTTCACGATTCCTATACTCCCACCTATGCTGaatcaaattaaatccatacaggaaaaaaaaaacctccctgcacaaaagaaaaaatcctGTACATGGCTGCTGACTTAGCATTCCTGCCAGTATGATGAACGAGGAATTATCTTCCCTCGTAATCAGCTCATATTCAGTGCTTGTTTTATGGTTTGCTCCACATGTTAGCTACTGCATGCTGATCATGGAGATGTCATCGACCTATATTCAAGCGTGAGACACATAATTTGCCAGAATATCTTTCAGCTGTCAGTAGCCTTCAGACCCTCCCCATCCCCAAGGCGCACAGTTGTCCACGCCCTGAAATAGCGTGTTCAAAGGAGAACGACAAAGGATTAGTTACTATGAGCCATAAAAGTAGTCATTTGCTTATTTATAGGATCATAGAGGGGAAGGTTGGCAACTGTTTTGCTAGAAAATGATGGGCTCATGCCTTTTATAAAGTAAATTTTGGAGAATTTGACAGTAAGGCTAACAGATCTGTACTGTAACTTATGGTGTTGTTAACTAATTGTCTTTGTTTACATGTTTAATGAAGAAGGTAAGAACAGAATGTGGGAGGTCAGAGGGATCAGGAAAACATGCAAGTGAAGAGGAAACGATACAGCTACCTTCTTGGGCTTGAACCTCCCTGCAGATTGCTGCTGCCTGCATTTTCCTCTCTCTGGTTGTCATGGTGGAGAACTGTGACATGGCTGCCATTGGGGAGATTGGGGTGAGGCAAAAAGTCACAGGAGACAGTGCACATCAGTACAATCTGTTCAAATGTACAATCAAAGACAAAAGCAAGGCAGCTGCATGTTAGTCATCAAACACCCACAACACGCACAAAATCCCACCGAAGCAGATAGAATTTATCAAGGCAGTGAAAAGGGCAAAGTTAGCACTTCCCTTTAAATAACCTTGGGCTGTTAAACGCCAAGC is part of the Maylandia zebra isolate NMK-2024a linkage group LG3, Mzebra_GT3a, whole genome shotgun sequence genome and encodes:
- the myoz2a gene encoding myozenin-2a; translation: MSQFSTMTTRERKMQAAAICREVQAQEDIEMDLGKKMSVPKDIMLEELSFASNRGSRLFKMRQRRSEKYTFESIQNQNNTQLNSIAIFQTETGNTTDSHSGQNNVGVDQPPKVTCDTTTMEMVPDPTRIAPGYGGPLKDIPPEKFNSTAVPKSYHSPWEQAIINDPALADTLITRMPELAPQQDLPGYKSFNRVATPFGGFSKAPRPAPVKTLQVEILPELPELQGDTPVIRPSFNRAALGWVSTGGPVPLPNVSVENALIPESEDL